The proteins below are encoded in one region of Rhizobium sp. 9140:
- a CDS encoding metallophosphoesterase family protein, whose protein sequence is MFKLAHISDIHLGPLPSLSLRELASKRITGFINWHRNRRSHMVGDTLNTLMDAIDRIDPDHLAITGDMVNLASSREIETVRAWLTDAGEPRNISVIPGNHDAYVPGAYEKATKAWYPFMRGEDAPAVWNEDFHCYPYMRVRGNVAIIGCSTALATPPFAASGYFGRRQARETVNLLRAAGEAGLFRVVMIHHPPIRGATPTHKRMIGIRRFGATISAGGAELVLHGHTHLNTVYSLRGQKMPVPVVGIASASQGLGGSKPPAGFNLFSISGSPGNWKLLRERFELNEIGQGVHLAETTRFLA, encoded by the coding sequence ATGTTCAAACTAGCGCATATCTCCGACATCCATCTCGGTCCCCTCCCCAGCCTGTCCCTTCGCGAACTCGCCTCGAAACGCATCACCGGTTTCATCAACTGGCATCGCAACCGGCGCAGCCATATGGTGGGGGATACGCTGAACACGCTGATGGATGCGATCGACCGGATCGACCCGGATCATCTCGCCATCACCGGCGACATGGTCAACCTCGCCTCCTCTCGGGAGATCGAGACGGTAAGAGCATGGCTGACGGATGCCGGCGAGCCGCGCAATATCTCGGTGATCCCCGGCAATCACGACGCCTATGTGCCGGGCGCCTATGAGAAGGCGACGAAGGCCTGGTATCCCTTCATGCGGGGCGAAGATGCGCCCGCGGTGTGGAACGAGGACTTCCACTGCTACCCCTATATGCGCGTTCGCGGCAATGTCGCGATCATCGGCTGTTCCACGGCCCTTGCCACGCCGCCCTTCGCCGCCAGCGGCTATTTCGGCCGCCGTCAGGCCCGCGAGACGGTCAACCTGCTGCGGGCCGCCGGAGAGGCCGGCCTCTTCCGCGTCGTCATGATCCACCATCCGCCGATCCGCGGTGCGACGCCCACCCATAAGCGCATGATCGGTATCCGCCGCTTCGGCGCCACCATCTCGGCAGGCGGCGCGGAGCTCGTGCTCCATGGGCATACCCATCTCAACACGGTCTACTCCTTGCGCGGCCAGAAGATGCCCGTGCCCGTCGTCGGCATCGCCTCGGCATCGCAGGGCCTCGGCGGCTCCAAGCCCCCTGCCGGGTTCAACCTCTTCTCGATATCGGGAAGCCCTGGCAACTGGAAACTGCTGCGGGAGCGCTTCGAGTTGAACGAGATCGGACAAGGCGTGCACCTGGCGGAAACCACGCGTTTCCTCGCCTGA
- a CDS encoding anti-sigma factor family protein, which produces MQNTKSPSIEARLSAYLDGEVDENERREIDQLLARDAEARRLLEHLKQGSAFGASGFEAFLHDPVPLSLARRIRQGIDINPKQERVVGAPRKQRRKLWRGALAASCGMLLIGGSTGYLIGRTIDDNTPPTPVVKARTWLDDVTDAHRVYSRQPRHLVEVTAENDEEIRNWLTASTGVSFAVPDLSTSKLTFQGARLLVAAGKPTAQLLFKDEDGEVYAICFQRSPTTDESGRMIESMRDDLALISWNEPGATYVVVGPSATANFKDLADAIADVM; this is translated from the coding sequence TTGCAGAACACGAAAAGTCCCTCCATCGAGGCGCGGCTGTCAGCCTATCTCGATGGCGAAGTGGACGAGAACGAGCGCCGGGAGATCGACCAGCTTTTGGCTAGGGATGCCGAGGCCCGTCGGCTGCTCGAGCACCTGAAACAGGGCAGCGCCTTCGGTGCCTCCGGCTTCGAAGCTTTCCTGCACGATCCCGTGCCCTTGTCGCTTGCCCGCCGCATCCGCCAGGGTATCGACATCAACCCCAAGCAGGAACGCGTGGTCGGCGCACCACGGAAACAACGGCGCAAGCTCTGGCGCGGAGCGCTGGCCGCCTCCTGCGGCATGCTGCTCATCGGCGGCTCCACCGGCTATCTCATCGGCCGCACCATCGACGACAACACACCGCCGACGCCGGTCGTCAAGGCCCGCACCTGGCTCGACGACGTCACGGATGCGCACCGGGTCTATTCGCGCCAGCCACGCCATCTGGTCGAAGTCACCGCCGAAAACGACGAGGAGATCCGCAACTGGCTGACCGCCAGCACCGGCGTGTCCTTCGCCGTTCCGGATCTCTCGACAAGCAAGCTCACCTTCCAGGGCGCCCGCCTGCTGGTCGCCGCCGGCAAGCCGACCGCACAACTGCTCTTCAAGGATGAGGACGGCGAGGTCTACGCCATCTGTTTCCAGCGCTCACCGACCACGGACGAGAGCGGCCGGATGATAGAAAGCATGCGAGACGACCTCGCGCTCATTTCCTGGAACGAGCCGGGCGCCACCTATGTCGTCGTCGGCCCCTCGGCCACCGCCAACTTCAAGGACCTCGCCGACGCGATCGCGGACGTGATGTAG
- a CDS encoding RNA polymerase sigma factor produces MRPAQETIDISRDLVSLLPRLRRFALTLTRDGLQADDLVQTVCERATGRQPVWNGHGRLEDALYTLARTLRDETTGRKRIPANLQDGHSPSGKAVTAGVVQQMIISMPEGLASAFLLVAVEHRTYRDAGRILDLAPDVIAAKLATARARLASMASDMTERRA; encoded by the coding sequence ATGCGCCCAGCTCAGGAAACGATCGACATCAGCCGTGATCTCGTCAGTCTGCTGCCGAGGTTGAGGCGCTTTGCCCTGACCCTGACGCGCGACGGACTGCAGGCCGATGACCTTGTGCAGACGGTGTGCGAGCGCGCAACGGGACGCCAGCCGGTCTGGAACGGCCATGGTCGGCTGGAAGACGCGCTGTACACGCTGGCGCGCACCCTGCGCGACGAGACCACGGGCCGCAAGCGCATCCCCGCTAATCTGCAGGACGGCCATAGCCCGTCGGGGAAAGCGGTCACTGCCGGCGTCGTGCAGCAGATGATCATTTCAATGCCCGAAGGGCTTGCCAGCGCCTTCCTTCTGGTTGCCGTCGAGCATAGAACCTATCGCGACGCCGGCCGGATCCTGGACCTGGCGCCGGATGTCATCGCGGCCAAGCTGGCGACCGCCCGGGCGCGGCTGGCTTCGATGGCCTCCGACATGACGGAAAGAAGGGCCTGA